One genomic region from Bubalus bubalis isolate 160015118507 breed Murrah chromosome 12, NDDB_SH_1, whole genome shotgun sequence encodes:
- the CCDC142 gene encoding coiled-coil domain-containing protein 142 isoform X2 has product MAQASRCGGLLPPLAAVPPLRAQPGGAEEEQWQRKRAGALRGDVRGRPGLPVARSILCQDPRPDGAPKEQPWWVAPADAGEHSEAGAVDWGRELAAGGLIPPALRRLRAVLLRLQREREQLLQARDCALHLQAAVRFLRILSPGAPSPSHGLLLQLCRDLLQHLSGGAILRSRLLEMPHPLLLARPVGLAAQRLDATVEMRLRALGRAPATPALSSQLADLLLALPAYHQLQGKAFSQVPASAGPYPPCRVLRLLTGERGCQVASWLDEALKGSGLRDQLLRRCQEERELLPGLLGLLGGVTGSASSELGLGGAGALWSQYWTLLWAACAQSLDLSLGPWRDPRAAAQQLSQALGQGFCQVLGSASGNQSSLPSSSCTTKLLQQLFPPLLDALQEPRSGLLLCGPPGPAPLALGLCTLQTTLLWFWSRTQQHLAAWAPRSFLLLIQDLPPLLQEAEALSRLASEESLALDVEQQLGLEIRKLTVQIQLLPEESLSLFFQECHKQATQDFELHMPRGRYWRHRLCPELPSIPSEYAGLVVRRVLEPVLQGLHGLPPQAQAPALSQALTAILGAWLDHILSHGIRFSLQGALQLRQDFGVVRDLLEEERWGLSPELRQTLFMLSIFQRLDGALLCLLQQPLPKTQVHRRLPRCCACNEVQTMELPSSSLNSLESLEPPLRPGVFPTQTAQLLSTLWGGGPSPDAYLHREHRRRICTERRSVTAEVHRGSQTLAPETLPPAKSPSGADVTMAAALARLGLRSVKQVRVQFCPFEKNVESTRTFLQAVSSEKVRSTNLNCSVIADVRHDGSEPCVDVLFGDGHRLIMRGAHLTAQEMLTAFASHIQVRGAAASGDKPSASTGR; this is encoded by the exons ATGGCCCAAGCGTCTCGCTGTGGTGGCCTTCTGCCTCCGCTGGCTGCCGTGCCGCCGTTACGGGCGCAGCCCGGGGGCGCCGAGGAGGAGCAGTGGCAGAGAAAGCGGGCAGGCGCTCTCCGCGGGGACGTTCGTGGCCGGCCGGGGCTGCCGGTTGCCCGGAGCATCCTCTGCCAGGACCCTCGGCCTGACGGGGCTCCGAAAGAGCAGCCGTGGTGGGTGGCGCCGGCGGACGCAGGAGAGCACAGTGAAGCTGGCGCTGTAGACTGGGGGCGGGAGCTGGCAGCTGGCGGCCTGATTCCTCCGGCGCTACGGCGTCTCAGGGCTGTGTTGCTGCGGCTGCAGCGCGAGCGGGAGCAGCTCCTCCAAGCGCGGGATTGCGCCCTCCACCTACAGGCGGCCGTGCGCTTCCTGAGGATCCTGAGTCCCGGCGCTCCATCTCCCAGCCACGGCCTCTTGCTTCAGCTGTGCCGCGACCTGCTACAGCACCTTTCCGGAGGGGCGATCCTGCGAAGCAGGCTTCTGGAGATGCCCCACCCGCTACTCCTGGCACGCCCCGTCGGACTAGCAGCCCAGCGCTTGGATGCTACTGTCGAGATGCGGCTTCGGGCTCTGGGCCGGGCGCCCGCCACCCCAGCCCTATCGTCCCAACTCGCCGACCTGCTGCTGGCACTTCCGGCGTACCACCAGCTGCAGGGGAAAGCCTTCAGCCAAGTCCCAGCATCAGCGGGCCCGTATCCCCCCTGCCGTGTGCTTCGCCTCCTGACGGGGGAGCGGGGTTGCCAGGTGGCAAGTTGGCTGGATGAGGCGCTCAAGGGATCTGGTTTGAGGGACCAGCTCCTCAGACGGTGCCAAGAGGAGCGGGAGCTGTTGCCAGGGCTACTGGGCCTGTTGGGGGGCGTGACAGGTTCAGCCAGCAGTGAACTGGGGCTTGGAGGGGCCGGAGCTTTGTGGAGCCAGTACTGGACCCTGCTGTGGGCAGCCTGTGCTCAGAGCCTGGACTTAAGTCTAGGACCCTGGAGGGACCCCAGGGCAGCGGCACAGCAACTGAGTCAGGCACTGGGTCAGG GCTTCTGCCAGGTCTTGGGATCTGCTAGTGGAAATCAGAGCAGCCTTCCCTCATCCTCTTGTACCACCAAACTTTTACAACagctcttccctcctctcttggATGCCCTCCAGGAGCCCAGGTCAGGACTTCTCCTCTGCGGGCCACCAG GTCCTGCACCCCTTGCCCTGGGGCTCTGTACCCTGCAGACTACCTTGCTCTGGTTTTGGAGCAGAACTCAGCAGCATCTGGCAGCGTGGGCCCCACGTTCCTTCCTGCTCCTGATCCAGGACTTACCT CCTCTACTGCAGGAGGCAGAAGCTTTGTCTCGCCTGGCCTCAGAGGAAAGCTTGGCTCTGGATGTGGAGCAGCAGCTGGGCCTGGAGATCCGGAAGCTGACTGTGCAGATCCAG CTCCTGCCTGAAGAGTCACTGAGTCTCTTTTTTCAAGAATGTCATAAACAAGCCACACAGGACTTCGAACTCCACATGCCACGGGGTCGGTACTGGCGGCATCGTCTGTGTCCTG AACTTCCCAGCATTCCTAGTGAGTATGCTGGGTTGGTAGTCCGCAGGGTACTGGAGCCTGTGTTGCAAGGACTGCACGGACTGCCACCCCAAGCCCAGGCCCCTGCCCTGAGCCAGGCGCTGACCGCCATCCTGGGTGCCTGGCTTGACCACATCCTCTCTCATGGGATCCGCTTCAg CCTGCAGGGGGCGCTGCAGCTCAGACAAGACTTTGGAGTGGTCAGGGACTTGCTGGAGGAGGAGCGGTGGGGCCTGTCCCCAGAACTTCGCCAGACTCTGTTCATGCTCAGCATCTTCCAGCGGCTGGATGGGGCCCTGCTGTGTCTGTTGCAGCAGCCCCTGCCCAAGACTCAAGTCCATAGGAGGCTTCCCCGTTGCT GTGCATGTAATGAGGTTCAGACCATGGAATTGCCCAGCAGCAGCCTCAACAGCCTGGAGAGCTTGGAGCCCCCTCTTCGGCCTGGAGTATTTCCAACCCAGACAGCTCAGCTGCTAAGCACACTGTGGGGAGGAGGACCTAGCCCTGATGCCTACTTG CACCGCGAACACCGGCGGAGAATCTGCACCGAGCGGAGGTCCGTGACTGCGGAAGTGCACCGCGGCTCACAGACTCTCGCACCAGAGACACTTCCGCCAGCCAAGAGTCCTTCCGGGGCGGATGTCACCATGGCGGCGGCCTTGGCTCGGCTTGGGCTCCGCTCGGTCAAGCAGGTTCGGGTTCAGTTCTGCCCCTTCGAGAAGAACGTGGAATCGACGAG GACCTTCCTCCAGGCGGTGAGCAGCGAGAAAGTTCGCTCCACGAACCTCAACTGCTCAGTGATTGCGGACGTGAGGCACGACGGCTCCGAGCCTTGCGTGGACGTGCTGTTCG GAGATGGGCATCGCTTGATTATGCGCGGCGCTCACCTGACCGCCCAGGAAATGCTCACTGCTTTCGCCTCCCACATCCAGGTCAGGGGCGCGGCGGCGAGCGGGGACAAGCCTAGCGCCAGTACCGGGCGCTGA
- the CCDC142 gene encoding coiled-coil domain-containing protein 142 isoform X3, whose product MAQASRCGGLLPPLAAVPPLRAQPGGAEEEQWQRKRAGALRGDVRGRPGLPVARSILCQDPRPDGAPKEQPWWVAPADAGEHSEAGAVDWGRELAAGGLIPPALRRLRAVLLRLQREREQLLQARDCALHLQAAVRFLRILSPGAPSPSHGLLLQLCRDLLQHLSGGAILRSRLLEMPHPLLLARPVGLAAQRLDATVEMRLRALGRAPATPALSSQLADLLLALPAYHQLQGKAFSQVPASAGPYPPCRVLRLLTGERGCQVASWLDEALKGSGLRDQLLRRCQEERELLPGLLGLLGGVTGSASSELGLGGAGALWSQYWTLLWAACAQSLDLSLGPWRDPRAAAQQLSQALGQASLPQECEKELASLCRNLIHQSLIWSWDQGFCQVLGSASGNQSSLPSSSCTTKLLQQLFPPLLDALQEPRSGLLLCGPPGPAPLALGLCTLQTTLLWFWSRTQQHLAAWAPRSFLLLIQDLPPLLQEAEALSRLASEESLALDVEQQLGLEIRKLTVQIQLLPEESLSLFFQECHKQATQDFELHMPRGRYWRHRLCPELPSIPSEYAGLVVRRVLEPVLQGLHGLPPQAQAPALSQALTAILGAWLDHILSHGIRFSLQGALQLRQDFGVVRDLLEEERWGLSPELRQTLFMLSIFQRLDGALLCLLQQPLPKTQVHRRLPRCCACNEVQTMELPSSSLNSLESLEPPLRPGVFPTQTAQLLSTLWGGGPSPDAYLHREHRRRICTERRSVTAEVHRGSQTLAPETLPPAKSPSGADVTMAAALARLGLRSVKQVRVQFCPFEKNVESTRTFLQAVSSEKVRSTNLNCSVIADVRHDGSEPCVDVLFGQGRGGERGQA is encoded by the exons ATGGCCCAAGCGTCTCGCTGTGGTGGCCTTCTGCCTCCGCTGGCTGCCGTGCCGCCGTTACGGGCGCAGCCCGGGGGCGCCGAGGAGGAGCAGTGGCAGAGAAAGCGGGCAGGCGCTCTCCGCGGGGACGTTCGTGGCCGGCCGGGGCTGCCGGTTGCCCGGAGCATCCTCTGCCAGGACCCTCGGCCTGACGGGGCTCCGAAAGAGCAGCCGTGGTGGGTGGCGCCGGCGGACGCAGGAGAGCACAGTGAAGCTGGCGCTGTAGACTGGGGGCGGGAGCTGGCAGCTGGCGGCCTGATTCCTCCGGCGCTACGGCGTCTCAGGGCTGTGTTGCTGCGGCTGCAGCGCGAGCGGGAGCAGCTCCTCCAAGCGCGGGATTGCGCCCTCCACCTACAGGCGGCCGTGCGCTTCCTGAGGATCCTGAGTCCCGGCGCTCCATCTCCCAGCCACGGCCTCTTGCTTCAGCTGTGCCGCGACCTGCTACAGCACCTTTCCGGAGGGGCGATCCTGCGAAGCAGGCTTCTGGAGATGCCCCACCCGCTACTCCTGGCACGCCCCGTCGGACTAGCAGCCCAGCGCTTGGATGCTACTGTCGAGATGCGGCTTCGGGCTCTGGGCCGGGCGCCCGCCACCCCAGCCCTATCGTCCCAACTCGCCGACCTGCTGCTGGCACTTCCGGCGTACCACCAGCTGCAGGGGAAAGCCTTCAGCCAAGTCCCAGCATCAGCGGGCCCGTATCCCCCCTGCCGTGTGCTTCGCCTCCTGACGGGGGAGCGGGGTTGCCAGGTGGCAAGTTGGCTGGATGAGGCGCTCAAGGGATCTGGTTTGAGGGACCAGCTCCTCAGACGGTGCCAAGAGGAGCGGGAGCTGTTGCCAGGGCTACTGGGCCTGTTGGGGGGCGTGACAGGTTCAGCCAGCAGTGAACTGGGGCTTGGAGGGGCCGGAGCTTTGTGGAGCCAGTACTGGACCCTGCTGTGGGCAGCCTGTGCTCAGAGCCTGGACTTAAGTCTAGGACCCTGGAGGGACCCCAGGGCAGCGGCACAGCAACTGAGTCAGGCACTGGGTCAGG CATCACTGCCTCAGGAGTGTGAGAAGGAGCTGGCTTCTTTGTGTCGCAACCTAATTCATCAGTCTCTTATTTGGAGCTGGGATCAAG GCTTCTGCCAGGTCTTGGGATCTGCTAGTGGAAATCAGAGCAGCCTTCCCTCATCCTCTTGTACCACCAAACTTTTACAACagctcttccctcctctcttggATGCCCTCCAGGAGCCCAGGTCAGGACTTCTCCTCTGCGGGCCACCAG GTCCTGCACCCCTTGCCCTGGGGCTCTGTACCCTGCAGACTACCTTGCTCTGGTTTTGGAGCAGAACTCAGCAGCATCTGGCAGCGTGGGCCCCACGTTCCTTCCTGCTCCTGATCCAGGACTTACCT CCTCTACTGCAGGAGGCAGAAGCTTTGTCTCGCCTGGCCTCAGAGGAAAGCTTGGCTCTGGATGTGGAGCAGCAGCTGGGCCTGGAGATCCGGAAGCTGACTGTGCAGATCCAG CTCCTGCCTGAAGAGTCACTGAGTCTCTTTTTTCAAGAATGTCATAAACAAGCCACACAGGACTTCGAACTCCACATGCCACGGGGTCGGTACTGGCGGCATCGTCTGTGTCCTG AACTTCCCAGCATTCCTAGTGAGTATGCTGGGTTGGTAGTCCGCAGGGTACTGGAGCCTGTGTTGCAAGGACTGCACGGACTGCCACCCCAAGCCCAGGCCCCTGCCCTGAGCCAGGCGCTGACCGCCATCCTGGGTGCCTGGCTTGACCACATCCTCTCTCATGGGATCCGCTTCAg CCTGCAGGGGGCGCTGCAGCTCAGACAAGACTTTGGAGTGGTCAGGGACTTGCTGGAGGAGGAGCGGTGGGGCCTGTCCCCAGAACTTCGCCAGACTCTGTTCATGCTCAGCATCTTCCAGCGGCTGGATGGGGCCCTGCTGTGTCTGTTGCAGCAGCCCCTGCCCAAGACTCAAGTCCATAGGAGGCTTCCCCGTTGCT GTGCATGTAATGAGGTTCAGACCATGGAATTGCCCAGCAGCAGCCTCAACAGCCTGGAGAGCTTGGAGCCCCCTCTTCGGCCTGGAGTATTTCCAACCCAGACAGCTCAGCTGCTAAGCACACTGTGGGGAGGAGGACCTAGCCCTGATGCCTACTTG CACCGCGAACACCGGCGGAGAATCTGCACCGAGCGGAGGTCCGTGACTGCGGAAGTGCACCGCGGCTCACAGACTCTCGCACCAGAGACACTTCCGCCAGCCAAGAGTCCTTCCGGGGCGGATGTCACCATGGCGGCGGCCTTGGCTCGGCTTGGGCTCCGCTCGGTCAAGCAGGTTCGGGTTCAGTTCTGCCCCTTCGAGAAGAACGTGGAATCGACGAG GACCTTCCTCCAGGCGGTGAGCAGCGAGAAAGTTCGCTCCACGAACCTCAACTGCTCAGTGATTGCGGACGTGAGGCACGACGGCTCCGAGCCTTGCGTGGACGTGCTGTTCG GTCAGGGGCGCGGCGGCGAGCGGGGACAAGCCTAG
- the CCDC142 gene encoding coiled-coil domain-containing protein 142 isoform X4, which translates to MAQASRCGGLLPPLAAVPPLRAQPGGAEEEQWQRKRAGALRGDVRGRPGLPVARSILCQDPRPDGAPKEQPWWVAPADAGEHSEAGAVDWGRELAAGGLIPPALRRLRAVLLRLQREREQLLQARDCALHLQAAVRFLRILSPGAPSPSHGLLLQLCRDLLQHLSGGAILRSRLLEMPHPLLLARPVGLAAQRLDATVEMRLRALGRAPATPALSSQLADLLLALPAYHQLQGKAFSQVPASAGPYPPCRVLRLLTGERGCQVASWLDEALKGSGLRDQLLRRCQEERELLPGLLGLLGGVTGSASSELGLGGAGALWSQYWTLLWAACAQSLDLSLGPWRDPRAAAQQLSQALGQGPAPLALGLCTLQTTLLWFWSRTQQHLAAWAPRSFLLLIQDLPPLLQEAEALSRLASEESLALDVEQQLGLEIRKLTVQIQLLPEESLSLFFQECHKQATQDFELHMPRGRYWRHRLCPELPSIPSEYAGLVVRRVLEPVLQGLHGLPPQAQAPALSQALTAILGAWLDHILSHGIRFSLQGALQLRQDFGVVRDLLEEERWGLSPELRQTLFMLSIFQRLDGALLCLLQQPLPKTQVHRRLPRCCACNEVQTMELPSSSLNSLESLEPPLRPGVFPTQTAQLLSTLWGGGPSPDAYLHREHRRRICTERRSVTAEVHRGSQTLAPETLPPAKSPSGADVTMAAALARLGLRSVKQVRVQFCPFEKNVESTRTFLQAVSSEKVRSTNLNCSVIADVRHDGSEPCVDVLFGDGHRLIMRGAHLTAQEMLTAFASHIQVRGAAASGDKPSASTGR; encoded by the exons ATGGCCCAAGCGTCTCGCTGTGGTGGCCTTCTGCCTCCGCTGGCTGCCGTGCCGCCGTTACGGGCGCAGCCCGGGGGCGCCGAGGAGGAGCAGTGGCAGAGAAAGCGGGCAGGCGCTCTCCGCGGGGACGTTCGTGGCCGGCCGGGGCTGCCGGTTGCCCGGAGCATCCTCTGCCAGGACCCTCGGCCTGACGGGGCTCCGAAAGAGCAGCCGTGGTGGGTGGCGCCGGCGGACGCAGGAGAGCACAGTGAAGCTGGCGCTGTAGACTGGGGGCGGGAGCTGGCAGCTGGCGGCCTGATTCCTCCGGCGCTACGGCGTCTCAGGGCTGTGTTGCTGCGGCTGCAGCGCGAGCGGGAGCAGCTCCTCCAAGCGCGGGATTGCGCCCTCCACCTACAGGCGGCCGTGCGCTTCCTGAGGATCCTGAGTCCCGGCGCTCCATCTCCCAGCCACGGCCTCTTGCTTCAGCTGTGCCGCGACCTGCTACAGCACCTTTCCGGAGGGGCGATCCTGCGAAGCAGGCTTCTGGAGATGCCCCACCCGCTACTCCTGGCACGCCCCGTCGGACTAGCAGCCCAGCGCTTGGATGCTACTGTCGAGATGCGGCTTCGGGCTCTGGGCCGGGCGCCCGCCACCCCAGCCCTATCGTCCCAACTCGCCGACCTGCTGCTGGCACTTCCGGCGTACCACCAGCTGCAGGGGAAAGCCTTCAGCCAAGTCCCAGCATCAGCGGGCCCGTATCCCCCCTGCCGTGTGCTTCGCCTCCTGACGGGGGAGCGGGGTTGCCAGGTGGCAAGTTGGCTGGATGAGGCGCTCAAGGGATCTGGTTTGAGGGACCAGCTCCTCAGACGGTGCCAAGAGGAGCGGGAGCTGTTGCCAGGGCTACTGGGCCTGTTGGGGGGCGTGACAGGTTCAGCCAGCAGTGAACTGGGGCTTGGAGGGGCCGGAGCTTTGTGGAGCCAGTACTGGACCCTGCTGTGGGCAGCCTGTGCTCAGAGCCTGGACTTAAGTCTAGGACCCTGGAGGGACCCCAGGGCAGCGGCACAGCAACTGAGTCAGGCACTGGGTCAGG GTCCTGCACCCCTTGCCCTGGGGCTCTGTACCCTGCAGACTACCTTGCTCTGGTTTTGGAGCAGAACTCAGCAGCATCTGGCAGCGTGGGCCCCACGTTCCTTCCTGCTCCTGATCCAGGACTTACCT CCTCTACTGCAGGAGGCAGAAGCTTTGTCTCGCCTGGCCTCAGAGGAAAGCTTGGCTCTGGATGTGGAGCAGCAGCTGGGCCTGGAGATCCGGAAGCTGACTGTGCAGATCCAG CTCCTGCCTGAAGAGTCACTGAGTCTCTTTTTTCAAGAATGTCATAAACAAGCCACACAGGACTTCGAACTCCACATGCCACGGGGTCGGTACTGGCGGCATCGTCTGTGTCCTG AACTTCCCAGCATTCCTAGTGAGTATGCTGGGTTGGTAGTCCGCAGGGTACTGGAGCCTGTGTTGCAAGGACTGCACGGACTGCCACCCCAAGCCCAGGCCCCTGCCCTGAGCCAGGCGCTGACCGCCATCCTGGGTGCCTGGCTTGACCACATCCTCTCTCATGGGATCCGCTTCAg CCTGCAGGGGGCGCTGCAGCTCAGACAAGACTTTGGAGTGGTCAGGGACTTGCTGGAGGAGGAGCGGTGGGGCCTGTCCCCAGAACTTCGCCAGACTCTGTTCATGCTCAGCATCTTCCAGCGGCTGGATGGGGCCCTGCTGTGTCTGTTGCAGCAGCCCCTGCCCAAGACTCAAGTCCATAGGAGGCTTCCCCGTTGCT GTGCATGTAATGAGGTTCAGACCATGGAATTGCCCAGCAGCAGCCTCAACAGCCTGGAGAGCTTGGAGCCCCCTCTTCGGCCTGGAGTATTTCCAACCCAGACAGCTCAGCTGCTAAGCACACTGTGGGGAGGAGGACCTAGCCCTGATGCCTACTTG CACCGCGAACACCGGCGGAGAATCTGCACCGAGCGGAGGTCCGTGACTGCGGAAGTGCACCGCGGCTCACAGACTCTCGCACCAGAGACACTTCCGCCAGCCAAGAGTCCTTCCGGGGCGGATGTCACCATGGCGGCGGCCTTGGCTCGGCTTGGGCTCCGCTCGGTCAAGCAGGTTCGGGTTCAGTTCTGCCCCTTCGAGAAGAACGTGGAATCGACGAG GACCTTCCTCCAGGCGGTGAGCAGCGAGAAAGTTCGCTCCACGAACCTCAACTGCTCAGTGATTGCGGACGTGAGGCACGACGGCTCCGAGCCTTGCGTGGACGTGCTGTTCG GAGATGGGCATCGCTTGATTATGCGCGGCGCTCACCTGACCGCCCAGGAAATGCTCACTGCTTTCGCCTCCCACATCCAGGTCAGGGGCGCGGCGGCGAGCGGGGACAAGCCTAGCGCCAGTACCGGGCGCTGA
- the CCDC142 gene encoding coiled-coil domain-containing protein 142 isoform X1, with translation MAQASRCGGLLPPLAAVPPLRAQPGGAEEEQWQRKRAGALRGDVRGRPGLPVARSILCQDPRPDGAPKEQPWWVAPADAGEHSEAGAVDWGRELAAGGLIPPALRRLRAVLLRLQREREQLLQARDCALHLQAAVRFLRILSPGAPSPSHGLLLQLCRDLLQHLSGGAILRSRLLEMPHPLLLARPVGLAAQRLDATVEMRLRALGRAPATPALSSQLADLLLALPAYHQLQGKAFSQVPASAGPYPPCRVLRLLTGERGCQVASWLDEALKGSGLRDQLLRRCQEERELLPGLLGLLGGVTGSASSELGLGGAGALWSQYWTLLWAACAQSLDLSLGPWRDPRAAAQQLSQALGQASLPQECEKELASLCRNLIHQSLIWSWDQGFCQVLGSASGNQSSLPSSSCTTKLLQQLFPPLLDALQEPRSGLLLCGPPGPAPLALGLCTLQTTLLWFWSRTQQHLAAWAPRSFLLLIQDLPPLLQEAEALSRLASEESLALDVEQQLGLEIRKLTVQIQLLPEESLSLFFQECHKQATQDFELHMPRGRYWRHRLCPELPSIPSEYAGLVVRRVLEPVLQGLHGLPPQAQAPALSQALTAILGAWLDHILSHGIRFSLQGALQLRQDFGVVRDLLEEERWGLSPELRQTLFMLSIFQRLDGALLCLLQQPLPKTQVHRRLPRCCACNEVQTMELPSSSLNSLESLEPPLRPGVFPTQTAQLLSTLWGGGPSPDAYLHREHRRRICTERRSVTAEVHRGSQTLAPETLPPAKSPSGADVTMAAALARLGLRSVKQVRVQFCPFEKNVESTRTFLQAVSSEKVRSTNLNCSVIADVRHDGSEPCVDVLFGDGHRLIMRGAHLTAQEMLTAFASHIQVRGAAASGDKPSASTGR, from the exons ATGGCCCAAGCGTCTCGCTGTGGTGGCCTTCTGCCTCCGCTGGCTGCCGTGCCGCCGTTACGGGCGCAGCCCGGGGGCGCCGAGGAGGAGCAGTGGCAGAGAAAGCGGGCAGGCGCTCTCCGCGGGGACGTTCGTGGCCGGCCGGGGCTGCCGGTTGCCCGGAGCATCCTCTGCCAGGACCCTCGGCCTGACGGGGCTCCGAAAGAGCAGCCGTGGTGGGTGGCGCCGGCGGACGCAGGAGAGCACAGTGAAGCTGGCGCTGTAGACTGGGGGCGGGAGCTGGCAGCTGGCGGCCTGATTCCTCCGGCGCTACGGCGTCTCAGGGCTGTGTTGCTGCGGCTGCAGCGCGAGCGGGAGCAGCTCCTCCAAGCGCGGGATTGCGCCCTCCACCTACAGGCGGCCGTGCGCTTCCTGAGGATCCTGAGTCCCGGCGCTCCATCTCCCAGCCACGGCCTCTTGCTTCAGCTGTGCCGCGACCTGCTACAGCACCTTTCCGGAGGGGCGATCCTGCGAAGCAGGCTTCTGGAGATGCCCCACCCGCTACTCCTGGCACGCCCCGTCGGACTAGCAGCCCAGCGCTTGGATGCTACTGTCGAGATGCGGCTTCGGGCTCTGGGCCGGGCGCCCGCCACCCCAGCCCTATCGTCCCAACTCGCCGACCTGCTGCTGGCACTTCCGGCGTACCACCAGCTGCAGGGGAAAGCCTTCAGCCAAGTCCCAGCATCAGCGGGCCCGTATCCCCCCTGCCGTGTGCTTCGCCTCCTGACGGGGGAGCGGGGTTGCCAGGTGGCAAGTTGGCTGGATGAGGCGCTCAAGGGATCTGGTTTGAGGGACCAGCTCCTCAGACGGTGCCAAGAGGAGCGGGAGCTGTTGCCAGGGCTACTGGGCCTGTTGGGGGGCGTGACAGGTTCAGCCAGCAGTGAACTGGGGCTTGGAGGGGCCGGAGCTTTGTGGAGCCAGTACTGGACCCTGCTGTGGGCAGCCTGTGCTCAGAGCCTGGACTTAAGTCTAGGACCCTGGAGGGACCCCAGGGCAGCGGCACAGCAACTGAGTCAGGCACTGGGTCAGG CATCACTGCCTCAGGAGTGTGAGAAGGAGCTGGCTTCTTTGTGTCGCAACCTAATTCATCAGTCTCTTATTTGGAGCTGGGATCAAG GCTTCTGCCAGGTCTTGGGATCTGCTAGTGGAAATCAGAGCAGCCTTCCCTCATCCTCTTGTACCACCAAACTTTTACAACagctcttccctcctctcttggATGCCCTCCAGGAGCCCAGGTCAGGACTTCTCCTCTGCGGGCCACCAG GTCCTGCACCCCTTGCCCTGGGGCTCTGTACCCTGCAGACTACCTTGCTCTGGTTTTGGAGCAGAACTCAGCAGCATCTGGCAGCGTGGGCCCCACGTTCCTTCCTGCTCCTGATCCAGGACTTACCT CCTCTACTGCAGGAGGCAGAAGCTTTGTCTCGCCTGGCCTCAGAGGAAAGCTTGGCTCTGGATGTGGAGCAGCAGCTGGGCCTGGAGATCCGGAAGCTGACTGTGCAGATCCAG CTCCTGCCTGAAGAGTCACTGAGTCTCTTTTTTCAAGAATGTCATAAACAAGCCACACAGGACTTCGAACTCCACATGCCACGGGGTCGGTACTGGCGGCATCGTCTGTGTCCTG AACTTCCCAGCATTCCTAGTGAGTATGCTGGGTTGGTAGTCCGCAGGGTACTGGAGCCTGTGTTGCAAGGACTGCACGGACTGCCACCCCAAGCCCAGGCCCCTGCCCTGAGCCAGGCGCTGACCGCCATCCTGGGTGCCTGGCTTGACCACATCCTCTCTCATGGGATCCGCTTCAg CCTGCAGGGGGCGCTGCAGCTCAGACAAGACTTTGGAGTGGTCAGGGACTTGCTGGAGGAGGAGCGGTGGGGCCTGTCCCCAGAACTTCGCCAGACTCTGTTCATGCTCAGCATCTTCCAGCGGCTGGATGGGGCCCTGCTGTGTCTGTTGCAGCAGCCCCTGCCCAAGACTCAAGTCCATAGGAGGCTTCCCCGTTGCT GTGCATGTAATGAGGTTCAGACCATGGAATTGCCCAGCAGCAGCCTCAACAGCCTGGAGAGCTTGGAGCCCCCTCTTCGGCCTGGAGTATTTCCAACCCAGACAGCTCAGCTGCTAAGCACACTGTGGGGAGGAGGACCTAGCCCTGATGCCTACTTG CACCGCGAACACCGGCGGAGAATCTGCACCGAGCGGAGGTCCGTGACTGCGGAAGTGCACCGCGGCTCACAGACTCTCGCACCAGAGACACTTCCGCCAGCCAAGAGTCCTTCCGGGGCGGATGTCACCATGGCGGCGGCCTTGGCTCGGCTTGGGCTCCGCTCGGTCAAGCAGGTTCGGGTTCAGTTCTGCCCCTTCGAGAAGAACGTGGAATCGACGAG GACCTTCCTCCAGGCGGTGAGCAGCGAGAAAGTTCGCTCCACGAACCTCAACTGCTCAGTGATTGCGGACGTGAGGCACGACGGCTCCGAGCCTTGCGTGGACGTGCTGTTCG GAGATGGGCATCGCTTGATTATGCGCGGCGCTCACCTGACCGCCCAGGAAATGCTCACTGCTTTCGCCTCCCACATCCAGGTCAGGGGCGCGGCGGCGAGCGGGGACAAGCCTAGCGCCAGTACCGGGCGCTGA